In Tessaracoccus flavus, the following are encoded in one genomic region:
- a CDS encoding cytochrome c oxidase assembly protein: MFTGVLATFPLHAKPDDDIIPLEGARYFTAWEFPPWAVLMLVTVAGLYLWGVLTLRRRGDAWPVVRTISFVGLGLGSIAVASFSFLGVYDTVLFWTHMIQHMLLNMIAPVFLVYGAPATLALRALPKRQRGWLLAVLHSMVAKILLFPPLTTGLMVASPFALYMTGWYELTLRNDFFHDSLHLYLVTVGTLFFFPLLGVDPVPIKMPYPIRILLFFLTMPFHAFLGVTIMGSSRLIAEEWYLAFDRDWGLAPLTDQTYAGGLMWATGDLTMLAAMITIFVQWIKESNREAKRVDRALDREDAARARAARLGYDEPVSDNHAKE; the protein is encoded by the coding sequence ATGTTTACCGGGGTTTTGGCCACTTTTCCGCTGCACGCCAAGCCCGACGACGACATCATCCCGCTCGAGGGCGCCCGCTACTTCACGGCCTGGGAGTTCCCCCCCTGGGCGGTCCTGATGCTGGTGACGGTGGCGGGGCTGTATCTGTGGGGAGTCCTCACCCTGCGCAGGCGCGGCGACGCCTGGCCGGTCGTGCGCACGATCTCCTTCGTCGGCCTGGGGCTCGGCTCCATCGCCGTGGCGAGCTTCTCCTTCCTCGGCGTCTACGACACGGTGCTGTTCTGGACCCACATGATCCAGCACATGCTGCTCAACATGATCGCCCCGGTGTTCCTCGTCTACGGCGCCCCCGCGACCCTGGCGCTTCGTGCCCTGCCCAAGCGGCAGCGAGGATGGCTGCTCGCCGTCCTGCACTCGATGGTGGCCAAGATCCTGCTGTTTCCGCCGCTCACGACCGGGCTCATGGTCGCCAGTCCCTTCGCGCTGTACATGACCGGGTGGTACGAGCTGACCCTGCGCAACGACTTCTTCCACGATTCGCTGCACCTCTATCTCGTCACCGTCGGCACGCTCTTCTTCTTCCCCCTGCTCGGGGTCGACCCGGTGCCGATCAAGATGCCCTACCCGATCCGCATCCTGCTGTTCTTCCTCACCATGCCGTTCCATGCCTTCCTTGGCGTCACGATCATGGGTTCCAGCAGGCTCATCGCGGAGGAGTGGTATCTGGCTTTCGATCGCGATTGGGGCCTGGCGCCGCTCACCGACCAGACCTACGCGGGCGGGCTGATGTGGGCCACCGGCGACCTCACGATGCTCGCCGCGATGATCACGATCTTCGTCCAGTGGATCAAGGAGTCGAACCGCGAGGCCAAGCGCGTGGACCGTGCCCTCGACCGCGAGGACGCCGCGCGCGCCAGGGCTGCACGACTTGGCTACGATGAGCCTGTCAGCGACAACCACGCGAAGGAATGA
- a CDS encoding response regulator transcription factor produces the protein MSEAPAKVLVFSDDRNVREQIRLTLGRKVASDLPDIEVFEVATQGALLRALDTDLGYALMIFDGNAQPSGGFGLAHQVKEEYADSPPIMLLISREADAWLATWARAEAVAPFPIDPVTMPQQAANLIRARLAQVA, from the coding sequence ATGAGCGAAGCCCCCGCCAAGGTGCTTGTTTTCTCGGACGATCGCAACGTGCGCGAACAGATCCGGCTGACGCTGGGCCGCAAGGTTGCCTCGGATCTGCCCGACATCGAGGTGTTCGAGGTCGCCACCCAGGGGGCACTGCTGCGTGCGCTGGACACGGATCTGGGTTACGCGCTCATGATCTTCGACGGCAATGCCCAGCCGTCGGGCGGCTTCGGCCTGGCCCACCAGGTCAAGGAGGAGTACGCCGACTCGCCCCCCATCATGCTGCTGATCTCCCGTGAGGCCGACGCCTGGCTGGCGACCTGGGCGCGCGCCGAGGCCGTCGCGCCGTTCCCCATCGACCCTGTGACGATGCCGCAACAGGCGGCCAACCTGATCCGCGCCCGGCTGGCGCAGGTCGCTTGA
- the trpD gene encoding anthranilate phosphoribosyltransferase: MSGYTWPDILTGLVRREGLEATAATWALNEIFAGRASDVQIAAMLTALRAKGESEDEISGLADAMLANAMPIALDPDAVDVVGTGGDRANTVNISTMAAIVAAGAGAKVVKHGSRAASSQSGTADTLEALGVRIDLEPNRQATVLDEAGIVFLFAQHYHPAMRNVAGVRKALGIQTTFNFIGPLANPAQPRAMALGVANDAVAPVIARVLAERGTRGMVFRGFDGLDELTTTSSSDVWMIAEGRVHRTTLDPVDLDLEPAAPHDLAGGEPAHNAQVARDTMNGKAGPVRDIVVLNAAAALLSYRGISTVEPLVDQLRGPLKAAQEAIDSGRAATTLETWVAATQR; the protein is encoded by the coding sequence ATGTCGGGGTACACCTGGCCTGACATCCTCACCGGCCTCGTTCGGCGCGAGGGCCTCGAGGCCACCGCCGCCACGTGGGCGCTCAACGAGATCTTCGCCGGCCGCGCCTCCGACGTGCAGATCGCGGCCATGTTGACCGCCCTGCGGGCCAAGGGGGAGAGCGAGGACGAGATCTCCGGCCTGGCCGACGCGATGCTGGCCAACGCCATGCCGATCGCGCTCGATCCCGACGCCGTGGACGTGGTCGGCACTGGGGGAGACCGCGCCAACACCGTCAACATCTCGACGATGGCGGCCATCGTCGCCGCCGGTGCTGGGGCCAAGGTCGTGAAGCACGGCTCGCGCGCCGCGTCGTCGCAGTCCGGCACCGCCGACACCCTCGAGGCGCTCGGGGTCAGGATCGACCTGGAGCCGAACCGTCAGGCCACCGTCCTGGACGAGGCGGGGATCGTGTTCCTCTTCGCCCAGCATTACCACCCCGCGATGAGGAACGTCGCCGGGGTGCGCAAGGCGCTCGGCATCCAGACCACCTTCAACTTCATCGGCCCTCTCGCCAACCCCGCGCAACCGCGCGCCATGGCGCTCGGCGTGGCCAACGACGCTGTCGCCCCCGTCATCGCCCGCGTGTTGGCCGAGAGGGGCACGCGCGGGATGGTGTTCCGCGGGTTCGACGGGCTCGATGAGCTCACCACGACGTCGTCGTCGGACGTGTGGATGATCGCGGAGGGCCGCGTGCACCGCACGACGCTCGACCCGGTGGATCTCGACCTGGAGCCTGCTGCCCCCCATGACTTGGCCGGAGGCGAACCGGCGCACAACGCGCAGGTGGCCCGAGACACGATGAACGGGAAGGCGGGCCCCGTCCGCGACATCGTCGTGCTCAACGCCGCCGCCGCACTGCTCTCCTACCGCGGCATCTCCACGGTGGAGCCGCTCGTCGATCAGCTCCGCGGGCCGCTCAAGGCAGCGCAGGAGGCCATCGACTCGGGTCGGGCGGCGACGACGCTCGAGACGTGGGTCGCCGCTACCCAGCGATAG
- a CDS encoding prepilin peptidase, with protein sequence MMWEPAVGAALLAVAVLAWVVPRVRVADPEAPDFASLSTPWSWIAIAATTLLAGLVAGVEPLHWMLWLPYLGLGAPLVYVDLRTTWLPKRLHWLAAAGMAAGWIAVALTDWRTAVAAAAGAAAAGLFLYTAWRVTAALGFGDVRLAFLVGAVAGLGGASGWAASLLAGTVLGAVHGIAHALWARRDRARPAHFPYGPALWLGPIVAQAIAG encoded by the coding sequence GTGATGTGGGAACCGGCGGTGGGCGCGGCGTTGCTGGCCGTCGCGGTGCTCGCTTGGGTCGTGCCGCGCGTGCGCGTCGCCGACCCCGAGGCGCCGGACTTCGCGTCGCTGTCCACCCCGTGGAGCTGGATCGCCATCGCCGCGACGACGCTGCTGGCAGGCCTCGTCGCGGGCGTCGAGCCGCTCCACTGGATGCTCTGGCTGCCCTACCTCGGGCTTGGGGCCCCGTTGGTCTACGTGGATCTCCGAACGACCTGGCTGCCGAAGAGACTGCACTGGCTGGCCGCCGCCGGCATGGCGGCTGGTTGGATCGCGGTGGCCTTGACGGATTGGCGCACGGCCGTCGCCGCCGCGGCCGGAGCCGCCGCGGCCGGCTTGTTCCTGTACACCGCGTGGCGCGTCACCGCCGCGCTCGGGTTCGGTGACGTCCGGCTGGCATTCCTCGTCGGCGCCGTCGCGGGCCTCGGCGGCGCGAGCGGCTGGGCCGCCTCGTTGCTGGCAGGCACCGTGCTCGGCGCAGTCCACGGGATCGCGCACGCCCTCTGGGCCCGCCGCGACCGGGCCCGCCCGGCCCACTTCCCGTACGGGCCTGCCCTCTGGCTGGGCCCGATCGTGGCGCAGGCTATCGCTGGGTAG
- a CDS encoding winged helix-turn-helix domain-containing protein — MPRRLTLAAARRVAVAAQGLAAPRPSRIGPAALGRAIGRMGVLQLDSVNVFERSHYIPLWSRLGPYDKAVLDRLLHHDAGGATLGAYTEYTAHEATVLPVADWPLWAWHRARPERPRYEQWQRENASLLDEVRAEFAERGPARVRDLDHPDNVALGSGWWNKNRVHSAATALFRRGDLVVVGRRRFERVLAPASVLPVEARSDVAEADAVLELIRRAARAYGVATLDDLADYPRLSVSTAKAAVTRLEEAGELEPVVVAGWDRPAWLAAGTTVPRTTAAAAILSPFDPLIWYRPRVERLFGMRYRISIYTPAAQREHGYYVMPVLIDDELVGRVDLKSDRGAGALRVQHAHVEGHAARRAPQLATRLAPLLQEAASWQGLTGVTVSGAGTWAADVGRALS; from the coding sequence GTGCCCCGACGTCTCACACTCGCCGCCGCCCGCCGTGTCGCCGTCGCGGCGCAGGGGCTCGCCGCCCCGCGGCCATCCCGCATCGGACCCGCGGCGCTCGGGCGCGCGATCGGACGCATGGGAGTGCTCCAGCTTGACTCCGTCAACGTCTTCGAACGTTCCCACTACATCCCCCTCTGGTCGCGGTTGGGCCCCTACGACAAGGCGGTGCTCGACCGCCTCCTGCACCACGATGCGGGCGGCGCGACGCTGGGCGCCTACACCGAATACACCGCGCACGAGGCCACGGTGCTGCCCGTGGCGGACTGGCCGCTCTGGGCTTGGCACCGGGCACGGCCGGAACGGCCGCGATACGAGCAGTGGCAGCGCGAGAACGCCTCGCTGCTCGACGAGGTGCGCGCCGAGTTCGCCGAACGAGGGCCGGCGCGCGTGCGTGATCTGGACCACCCCGACAACGTGGCCCTGGGCTCCGGGTGGTGGAACAAGAACCGCGTGCACAGCGCCGCGACCGCGCTGTTTCGCCGCGGGGATCTGGTGGTGGTCGGACGCCGGCGGTTCGAGAGGGTGTTGGCTCCGGCCAGCGTCCTCCCCGTGGAGGCGCGCTCTGACGTCGCCGAGGCCGACGCCGTCCTGGAACTGATCCGCCGGGCGGCCCGGGCGTACGGGGTGGCGACACTGGACGACCTGGCCGACTATCCACGACTGTCGGTGTCGACGGCGAAGGCGGCCGTCACCCGGCTGGAGGAGGCCGGCGAACTCGAGCCCGTCGTCGTCGCGGGATGGGACCGACCCGCCTGGCTCGCCGCCGGAACGACGGTGCCGCGCACCACCGCGGCCGCCGCGATCCTGTCCCCGTTCGACCCACTCATCTGGTACCGGCCGAGGGTGGAGAGGCTCTTCGGGATGAGGTACCGGATCTCGATCTACACGCCCGCCGCACAGCGCGAGCACGGCTACTACGTCATGCCCGTCCTCATCGACGACGAACTCGTCGGCCGGGTGGACCTCAAGAGCGATCGGGGCGCCGGGGCGCTCCGGGTGCAGCACGCCCACGTCGAGGGGCACGCCGCCCGCAGGGCACCGCAGTTGGCAACGCGACTCGCGCCGTTGCTGCAGGAGGCCGCGAGTTGGCAGGGCCTCACCGGGGTGACGGTCAGCGGCGCGGGCACCTGGGCGGCCGACGTGGGGCGCGCTTTGAGCTAG
- a CDS encoding TlpA family protein disulfide reductase, with protein MTFLTLASLTLAFLLAVSGIAKLRSPAATREAFTALRLPEVLRRSPAPAALPWLELLLAVVLAAGVGWLLIGGAVAALALFVAYTVVIGRALGFDEPVRCACFGTLGTHDVSTRTLVRNVVLVLLAVAAVVAAVLDQSVYTLGASGWGWVAVAALASAAVALSLGGAPGPVAGDGPGWLGGAVVTHVASGESIGIRSLAARHDGVVLLFVLAGCGSCERVIADLPEWRQRHPGREVVVLRAPGQMSDGWADLDLYEDPGFNLARALSGGYTPTAVELGRDGAPVGKVAVGYEPVTALLNATATPAPPEDESEAKQQEVEADYVRRPIPDVVLLRSDGEPATARALASQQAQLLVGIDCLCTPAREAIDRLSEWQERLPILQVSLVVPFTMGGSELTERQGVIALYDHEGIASRALGLSGNVSAVLLGADGGLAGGPVSGLDEVEAFVSEIEEQIRLAAE; from the coding sequence GTGACCTTTCTCACGCTCGCCAGCCTGACCCTCGCCTTCCTCCTCGCCGTCTCCGGCATCGCGAAGTTGCGGTCGCCCGCGGCCACCCGCGAAGCGTTCACGGCGCTCAGGCTCCCAGAGGTCCTCCGTCGGTCGCCCGCGCCGGCCGCGCTGCCCTGGCTGGAGTTGCTCCTGGCCGTGGTCCTTGCGGCTGGTGTGGGGTGGCTGCTGATCGGTGGGGCCGTGGCTGCGCTGGCGCTGTTTGTCGCCTACACCGTCGTGATCGGACGCGCACTGGGCTTCGACGAGCCCGTGCGCTGCGCCTGCTTCGGAACGCTGGGCACGCACGACGTCTCCACCCGCACCCTGGTGCGCAACGTCGTGCTCGTGCTCCTTGCCGTGGCTGCTGTCGTCGCAGCCGTCCTGGACCAGTCGGTCTACACGCTCGGTGCGTCGGGCTGGGGATGGGTCGCCGTCGCAGCCCTCGCCAGTGCCGCCGTCGCGCTGTCGCTCGGTGGCGCGCCCGGTCCCGTCGCCGGCGACGGCCCGGGGTGGCTCGGCGGCGCCGTCGTGACGCACGTCGCCAGCGGAGAGTCCATCGGTATCCGCAGCCTCGCGGCCCGGCACGACGGCGTGGTGCTGCTGTTCGTGCTGGCCGGGTGCGGCTCGTGCGAACGCGTGATCGCCGATCTGCCTGAGTGGCGCCAGCGGCACCCGGGCCGGGAGGTGGTCGTCCTGCGCGCGCCGGGCCAGATGTCCGACGGGTGGGCGGACCTGGACCTGTACGAGGACCCGGGATTCAACCTGGCCCGGGCCCTCAGCGGTGGCTACACGCCGACCGCGGTGGAGTTGGGTCGCGACGGTGCCCCCGTCGGGAAGGTCGCCGTCGGCTACGAACCCGTGACGGCCCTCCTCAACGCAACCGCGACACCCGCCCCGCCCGAGGACGAGAGTGAAGCGAAACAGCAGGAAGTGGAAGCGGACTACGTGCGCCGGCCCATCCCGGATGTGGTGTTGCTCCGATCCGACGGCGAGCCCGCGACGGCCCGTGCCCTGGCCTCCCAGCAGGCGCAACTCCTCGTCGGAATCGACTGCCTCTGCACGCCAGCGCGCGAGGCGATCGACCGCCTGAGCGAGTGGCAGGAGCGGCTGCCGATCCTGCAGGTCTCGCTGGTGGTCCCGTTCACGATGGGTGGGTCCGAGTTGACCGAGCGGCAGGGCGTTATTGCGCTGTACGACCACGAAGGCATCGCGTCGCGTGCGCTCGGGCTCAGCGGGAATGTCTCCGCGGTGCTCCTCGGCGCCGACGGTGGGCTGGCCGGTGGGCCCGTCTCCGGACTGGATGAGGTGGAGGCGTTCGTCTCGGAGATCGAGGAGCAGATCCGGCTCGCGGCCGAGTGA
- a CDS encoding peptidylprolyl isomerase, which translates to MSTATLHTNHGDIIIDLYDEHAPKTVENFTGLASGTKEYTDAETGQTTTGKFYDGLTFHRVIDGFMIQGGCPRGDGRGGPGYTFADEFHPDLVFDRAYLLAMANAGPGTNGSQFFITVAPTPHLNRRHTIFGAVTDPASQKVVDEIAKTPTSFGDRPVEPVVIESVSLS; encoded by the coding sequence GTGAGCACCGCTACGCTGCATACCAATCACGGCGACATCATCATCGACCTGTACGACGAGCACGCGCCCAAGACGGTCGAGAACTTCACGGGCCTGGCTTCCGGGACCAAGGAGTACACCGACGCTGAGACGGGCCAGACCACGACCGGCAAGTTCTACGACGGCCTGACCTTCCACCGCGTGATCGACGGCTTCATGATCCAGGGCGGATGCCCGCGTGGCGACGGCCGCGGCGGCCCCGGCTACACCTTCGCCGACGAGTTCCACCCCGACCTCGTGTTCGACCGCGCCTACCTCCTGGCCATGGCCAACGCAGGTCCGGGCACGAACGGCTCGCAGTTCTTCATCACCGTCGCGCCGACGCCCCACCTCAACCGCAGGCACACGATCTTCGGTGCCGTCACCGACCCCGCCAGCCAGAAGGTCGTCGACGAGATCGCCAAGACCCCGACCTCCTTCGGCGATCGTCCGGTCGAGCCGGTCGTCATCGAGTCGGTCTCCCTCAGCTGA
- a CDS encoding DEDD exonuclease domain-containing protein, with amino-acid sequence MSSVNLQPSFDDLGVPLADVTFVVVDLETTGGSAEAEITEVGAVKVRGGEVQGEFQSLVRPTTPIPPMIQVLTGITNHMVAAAPPASQVLPAFAEFAAGSVIVAHNARFDTGFLRRGYEQLGLAWPRPTVIDTVAVARTALLRDEVPNCKLATLARYFRSSTEPNHRALSDARATVDVLHGLMERVGNLGVHTLEDLAEFSLQVSPDRRAKRVWASDAPEQAGVYYFVTDSVDASGAPKREVLYVGKSNNLRRRVRSYFSAAEKRGRIHEMVRVATGVEFVACATELEAEVRELRMIESLAPRYNRRSKQQRRLLWLKLTKEAFPRLSIVTQVRDGDHYFGPFRSRESAEEAALTLYDAFQLRRCTARLSARRASAPCALAEMGRCLAPCELGPSAEAYAGVVGAVTRSWEVDVRPVLRSVRGRLTKLISQQRFEEAGAISGRLSAYHRTSLRYHRIRSLARCPQIVAAVPSAEGWDIHVIRYGRLAAATTAPSARARAAAEEAVAAAETVLAPVSGLPAGSVEEAERIASWLELPGVRLIDVDGEWAWPVGAGVAADALPEELLGSDLMASTPRCDDESWLQTADVRRLPGGEGALRAAVS; translated from the coding sequence ATGTCGAGCGTCAACCTGCAACCGTCCTTCGACGATCTCGGCGTCCCGCTGGCCGACGTCACGTTCGTCGTCGTGGACCTCGAGACCACCGGCGGCTCCGCCGAGGCGGAGATCACGGAGGTGGGCGCGGTCAAGGTTCGTGGCGGCGAGGTGCAGGGAGAGTTCCAGAGCCTGGTCCGGCCCACCACCCCGATCCCCCCGATGATCCAGGTCCTGACGGGGATCACCAACCACATGGTCGCGGCAGCCCCGCCTGCCTCGCAGGTGCTGCCCGCCTTCGCTGAGTTCGCAGCGGGGTCGGTGATCGTTGCCCACAACGCCCGCTTCGACACCGGCTTCCTCCGTCGCGGTTACGAACAGTTGGGTCTGGCCTGGCCGCGCCCCACCGTCATCGACACGGTCGCGGTGGCCCGCACCGCCCTGCTGAGGGACGAGGTGCCCAACTGCAAGTTGGCCACGCTCGCCCGCTATTTCCGGTCGAGCACCGAGCCGAACCACCGCGCGCTGAGCGACGCGCGCGCCACCGTCGACGTCCTCCACGGGCTGATGGAGCGCGTCGGCAACCTGGGCGTCCACACGCTCGAGGACCTCGCCGAGTTCTCCCTGCAGGTATCGCCGGACAGGCGCGCGAAGCGGGTGTGGGCGAGCGACGCACCGGAGCAGGCGGGTGTCTACTACTTCGTCACCGACTCCGTGGATGCGAGCGGCGCCCCGAAGCGCGAGGTGCTGTATGTCGGCAAGTCGAACAACCTCCGACGGCGGGTGCGCTCCTACTTCTCCGCCGCGGAGAAGCGCGGCCGCATCCATGAGATGGTGCGGGTGGCGACGGGGGTCGAGTTCGTGGCGTGCGCCACCGAGCTGGAGGCGGAGGTCCGGGAGCTGCGGATGATCGAGTCGCTCGCTCCGCGCTACAACCGACGCTCCAAGCAGCAGCGGAGGCTGCTCTGGTTGAAGCTGACCAAAGAGGCCTTCCCGAGGCTTTCAATCGTGACGCAGGTGCGCGACGGCGACCACTATTTCGGGCCGTTCCGCAGCAGGGAATCTGCCGAGGAGGCTGCGTTGACGCTCTACGACGCGTTCCAACTGCGCCGGTGCACCGCCCGACTCTCCGCCCGCCGCGCCTCCGCACCGTGCGCCCTTGCCGAGATGGGCCGGTGCCTGGCCCCCTGCGAGCTGGGGCCGTCAGCCGAGGCCTACGCCGGGGTCGTCGGGGCCGTCACGCGGAGCTGGGAGGTCGACGTCCGCCCGGTCCTGCGCAGCGTCCGGGGCCGGCTGACCAAGCTGATCTCCCAACAGCGTTTCGAGGAGGCCGGCGCCATCTCTGGGCGGCTGTCCGCCTACCACCGCACGTCGCTCCGCTACCACCGCATCCGCTCACTCGCCCGGTGCCCCCAGATTGTGGCGGCGGTCCCATCCGCTGAGGGATGGGACATCCACGTGATCCGCTACGGCAGGCTCGCCGCAGCCACGACCGCTCCCTCGGCCCGCGCCCGAGCCGCGGCCGAAGAGGCGGTGGCGGCCGCCGAGACAGTGTTGGCACCAGTGTCGGGGCTGCCGGCGGGCAGTGTCGAGGAGGCGGAGCGGATCGCGTCCTGGCTGGAGCTTCCGGGTGTGCGGCTCATTGACGTCGACGGCGAATGGGCGTGGCCGGTCGGGGCGGGGGTTGCCGCCGACGCATTGCCGGAGGAGTTGCTGGGCTCCGACCTGATGGCCTCGACGCCCCGGTGCGACGACGAGTCGTGGCTTCAGACGGCAGACGTAAGGCGCCTCCCCGGCGGGGAAGGCGCCTTACGAGCAGCGGTCAGCTGA
- a CDS encoding C40 family peptidase has protein sequence MNRARLALASAVAAALLVTSGAVAQADPEAVERARQELASIQQQASAIDQEIIEASERAQDAEATLKHLSADLAAQEGKVATLTSELGDVATLQMHTDSISLTAQLLTSGSSDSFLSGLATMQSELNRANAGIQQLQLDQARLTTLREDAAAAEATLRAERDKAVALAEEFDAKEAEAERVYERLSEEERQRLAAIEAERQRIADEQQRQAEQQQREAEQREREAQAGSTSRSRDTASAQPSASATEAAKKDEPAPAAESGGSDRAQRAVQAALAQVGKRYVWGTSGPNTFDCSGLTSYAYRQVGINLTRSSRAQWSSVGRKVSKSELRPGDLVFYYSPVSHVGLYIGNGKIVDAANPRSGIRVTSLNSMPFTGARRVVG, from the coding sequence GTGAACCGTGCCCGACTCGCCCTGGCCAGCGCCGTGGCAGCCGCCCTGCTCGTTACGTCGGGCGCCGTGGCACAGGCGGACCCGGAAGCCGTCGAGCGGGCCCGCCAGGAGCTCGCGAGTATCCAGCAGCAGGCGTCGGCGATCGACCAGGAGATCATCGAGGCGAGCGAGCGCGCACAGGACGCGGAGGCTACGCTCAAGCACCTCAGTGCGGACCTCGCCGCGCAGGAGGGCAAGGTTGCCACGCTGACCAGCGAGCTGGGCGACGTGGCTACCCTCCAGATGCACACCGACTCCATCAGCCTCACCGCACAGTTGCTGACCAGCGGATCATCGGACAGCTTCCTCAGCGGGCTCGCCACGATGCAGAGCGAGCTGAACCGCGCCAACGCCGGAATCCAGCAGCTCCAACTCGACCAGGCACGGCTGACGACGCTGCGCGAGGACGCCGCGGCCGCCGAGGCAACGCTCCGAGCTGAGCGGGACAAGGCCGTCGCGCTGGCCGAAGAGTTCGACGCGAAGGAAGCCGAAGCCGAGCGCGTGTACGAGCGCCTCTCGGAGGAGGAGCGGCAGCGACTCGCAGCTATCGAGGCCGAGCGTCAGCGCATCGCCGACGAGCAGCAGCGCCAGGCGGAGCAGCAGCAGCGCGAGGCGGAGCAGCGCGAGCGCGAAGCCCAGGCCGGATCCACGAGTCGGTCGCGGGACACCGCGAGCGCTCAGCCGTCGGCCTCCGCGACGGAGGCAGCGAAGAAGGATGAGCCGGCGCCCGCCGCGGAATCAGGTGGCTCGGACCGGGCGCAGAGAGCGGTGCAGGCCGCGCTCGCGCAGGTCGGAAAGCGCTACGTCTGGGGGACGTCGGGGCCCAACACCTTCGACTGCTCTGGGCTCACGAGCTACGCCTACCGCCAGGTCGGCATCAACCTCACCCGCTCGTCGCGCGCGCAGTGGTCGTCGGTGGGGCGGAAGGTCTCCAAGTCCGAGCTCCGTCCCGGTGACCTCGTGTTCTACTACTCGCCGGTCAGCCACGTCGGGCTCTACATCGGCAACGGGAAGATCGTCGACGCAGCCAATCCGCGCAGCGGTATCCGGGTGACGAGCCTCAACTCCATGCCGTTCACCGGCGCACGCCGCGTCGTCGGCTGA
- a CDS encoding alpha/beta hydrolase, translating into MRVFPAPSPTVWPEARPLRLGDGDTGIVISHGFTGSVASVAPWARGLAEPSGEWPGARVVAPRLPGHGTSWQDLARTRWWDWYGAVEDAYLGLAAECSAVFVAGLSMGGALALRLASLHPVDGVLLVNPAVASRDRRIPVAARLRNVLPPQRGISSDIADPAQREPGYPRFSVKSLGTMDDLWRDTRPRLPRVSAPTLLLRSAQDHVVDDLSGELIRAAVPRVEERVLTRSYHVATMDYDRQRIIDESRRFILDIGAAGPRGAS; encoded by the coding sequence ATGCGCGTATTCCCTGCCCCCTCCCCCACCGTCTGGCCCGAGGCTCGGCCGCTCCGACTGGGCGACGGGGACACTGGCATCGTCATCTCCCACGGGTTCACCGGCTCCGTCGCGTCCGTCGCCCCCTGGGCACGAGGCCTGGCCGAACCATCCGGCGAGTGGCCAGGTGCCCGTGTCGTCGCCCCGCGGCTACCTGGGCACGGCACGTCCTGGCAGGACCTGGCCCGCACCCGCTGGTGGGACTGGTACGGCGCCGTCGAGGACGCCTACCTGGGGCTGGCTGCGGAGTGCTCCGCCGTGTTCGTCGCCGGTCTGTCGATGGGCGGAGCGCTGGCGCTTCGACTGGCGTCGCTGCACCCAGTCGACGGCGTGCTGCTGGTCAACCCGGCCGTCGCGTCACGGGACCGTCGGATTCCCGTGGCCGCACGCCTTCGCAACGTGCTGCCGCCCCAGCGGGGCATCTCCTCCGATATCGCCGACCCCGCCCAGCGCGAGCCGGGCTACCCACGGTTCTCGGTGAAGAGCCTGGGCACGATGGACGACCTGTGGCGAGACACCCGCCCGAGGTTGCCCCGTGTCTCCGCGCCGACGCTGTTGCTGCGGTCCGCCCAGGACCACGTCGTCGACGACCTGAGCGGAGAACTGATCCGCGCCGCGGTGCCCAGGGTGGAGGAACGCGTGCTGACCAGGAGCTACCACGTCGCGACGATGGACTATGATCGCCAGCGGATCATCGACGAGTCGCGCCGTTTCATCCTGGACATCGGCGCTGCCGGACCGCGGGGAGCGAGCTGA